CCTAGCTGCTGTTTGAGTAAATCTTGGATCAATTACTATTAATTTAGCACCATTTTCTTTAGCTTTTATGAAGTGTCTAAAACCAACAGGGTGATTAACCGCTGGATTTGCACCAAAAACAATTATAGCTTTTGTTTTTTGGATATCTCCAAGGTGGTTTGTCATAGCGCCATAACCCCATGTATTCGCCACACCGGCGACTGTTGCACTATGTCAAATTCTAGCTTGATGATCTACATTGTTTGTGCCATAAAAAGCTCCAAATTTTCTTACATAATAAGCCTGCTCATTGCTCATCTTAGCTGAACCTAAAAAAAGTACTTGTTCAGGGTTTTCTTGTCTATACTTATCAAGCTGAGTAGCGATTTTATCCAAAGCCTCTTCATAAGAGATTCTTTTCCATTCACCATTAACTTTTTCCATAGGATATTTAAGCCTAACAGAAGACTTAACCATATCACACATATCAGCACCCTTACAGCAGTGTCCACCAAGACTTACTGGGTGATCTGTAGCAACATCTTGTCTTACCCAAACACCATTTTGAACCTCAGCTATAATCCCACATCCTACAGAACATGCAGTACATATAGTTTTAACTTTTTTTGATCCTGGAAACTGTTTACTTAGTTCCAAAGTCGTTGCATCTCTTGTAACTGTAGCAGCGTTTATCGCACCAGCTGAACCAGCCGCTCCTGCTAAAGCTGCCATCTTAAGAAATGATCTTCTACCCACTTTAGGCAAAAGAGTTTCTCTATTAACATTTGACATACTCTATCCTTTCTTTATTTTGACTTTTTATAGTATAATTCCCACTCTGGGGTTTTTTGGTAAAGAGTCTCTGGCTTTTTACCACTACTATTTTTAATATCTTCAGGCGTTACTGCATTTGCACTAACGACCGCTACACCAGCAACTCCAGTTAGAGCTTTTTTAAGAAAGCTCCTTCTTTCTTCTTTTATCATTTTCTCTCCTTTTTTTATTTGACTCTCTTCTTGCCATCTCAGCTCTTGAAAGACCATCTTTTACCTTGATACTTTTTACATTTTGTGACTCTATGCCGTCATAGTAAATTCTCTCAAAAGCAAAAAAACTAGCCATCAAAGATGCCACATTTCTATAAATTTCAGCTTTTGGATGAGTGTAGAGTTTTTCTACAAACTCATCAATATAAGGATTTAAAAATCTTACAAATATCTCATCACTAAGATCTCGATAATTTTCATCATTTTTTCCCAACTCAATGAAATTTGACATTAGTGAAAAAAGAAATCCAAAGTTATCTTCAGTGTCTTTATATCTCTTTTCATCTCGTCTAAATTTGGTTTTTAAAAGCATATTTTTAATCTCCAAGCAAGGACTTGATGACTCATAACCCTCTTCGTAAAAGCTTACACTTGTTCGTATTGGATCAGGCGGAGCATGAAAAATTCTATCATACTCACTAGCTACACTCTCTAAATTTCTAGAATCAAAAGCAAGTTGTAAATTTTCTAGTGCTTTTTGGCTATTTTCATCCATAGGGTTAGCTGCCATTAAATCAAGCATCTGTTGTACTCCGCTAAATCTATCATCATCCCAACTAAAAACAAAGAGTCTTGAAAGTAGCGAGTAGTAAACTCTTCTTGCATCAACAACACTTTGCTTATCGATCATTTATTATCCTTTTAAAAAATCTATACAAAACTCTATGATTTTGTAGCAAAAGCTTACCTAAATTTCTCTTGATACTTTATAAATTTATAAACTAATTAATTTTTTTAAACTTTTCTTAAATATGCTATTTTTGAATATTTCTTTTTAGATTTTTCTTTGAGTTCTTATATATTAAGCATAGAGAGTTTTAGCACTATTCTTTGCTTTTATTTATTAAATTTAAAAACTAATTTTATAAATTTATATAATTTTAATAAATGCAAAAATTTAAGAATTTTTTTATCTATTTCTTAAGGTGAAAAATAGACAAAATTTAGAAATTCTTGTTAAAATAGATAAAATTTATTAAAAAGGAGAAAATAATGAAAAAAATTTTATTAATGACAACGCTTTTTGTAAATTTAGTATTTGCTGCTTTTATAGATGAAAGCTTAATAAAAAATGAAATTTTTAGTAAAGATGCAAAACTTGAAGTTGTAGCTACTGATTTAGGCTTTAGCGAGGGTCCTTTATATCTTGAAAATGAACGCATTTGGATATTTAGTGATTTAATAAATGATAAAATCTACACTCTTGATGAAAACAATACATTAGGCGTTTTCTTAGATCCAGCTGGCGTTACAAATGGTATGACAAAATACGAAAACAGAGGCATTTTACAAGCAAGGCATTCAAGAAATTTAACGCTTTTAGATGAAAATAAAAACGAGAAAATTTTAGCCACTAACTATAATGGTAAAAAACTAAACTCGCCAAATGACGTTATCATAAGCAAAAACGGCGATATTTACTTTACAGACCCTAGCTTTGGTATCTCGCAAAATGGTCTTGTAAATGAAAAAAGCGAACTAGGATTTAACGGCGTTTATAAATTAAGCGGCGATAAACTAACTCTTTTAACTAGTAAGATAAAAATTCCAAACGGAATTAGCCTAAATCAAGATGAAACAAAACTTTATATTGCAGATACTTTTAGTGGGAAAATTTACTCAATAAATTTAGAAAATTTAGAACTAAAAGAGTTTATAGACCAAAATAAATTTATAAAACAAAAAGAAAATGCAGATGGTTTTGCTGATGGCATGGCAGTAGATGAGAGTGGAAATATCTTTACAACTACAAGTTTAGGCGTTAGTGTTTTTAGTAAAGATGCTAAGCTTTTAGGCTTTATCCACCTTGACGAAACGCCTACAAATATTAGCTTTGGAAAGGGTGAAGTTTTAATAACTGCAAGAAGCAGAGTTTATAAAATCACTCTTTAAATAAATTTATCGCCGTTAATTTCTACGGCGATACTCCTCATATCCTAATTCTATTTTATTTATGACTTTACCATTTTCATCAACTAAAACTAAATCAGGAAGCTTTATGCCATTAAAAGTTGTATTTTTTACTATTGTGTAGTGGATTTGATCTTTGAAAATAACTTTATCGCCAACTTTTAAAGGCTTATCAAATTTATAATCCGCCCCACCAGCCTCAAGCCCAACGATATCTCCTGCAAGGCAGGTATTTCCGCCAAATCTATACTCAAATTTGCCATTTTCACTCTCACCTTCCACATCTGGGCGATACGGCATAAGGATAGTATCAGGCATATGAGCCTCAGCTGAAATGTCCAAAATAGCGATATTTTTCTCATTTTCAACGATGTCTAAAACACTAGCTACTAAATACCCACACTCCCAGCCAACAGCCTCGCCAGGCTCAAGATAAACCTCTACGCCAAATTCACTTTTAAACTCTTTAATTAAGCTTATTAGATGATTTACATCATAACCTTTTTTTGTGATGTGATGTCCACCGCCGAAATTTATCCATTTCATTTTTGGAATAAACTCTTTAAAATCACTTCTAAATTTATCCAAAACTTTTTCTAAGCTTTTACTACTTTCTTCACAAAGTGCGTGAAAATGAAGCCCGTTTATGCCATCAAGTAAGGTTTTATCGCTATTTAAAGCTTTTAATAAATTTGCCTTTGTCGTGCCAAGACGGCTAAATTTAGCACAAGGATTATAGATATCTTTTGGCGAAAATGAACTTTGTGGGTTTATCCTAAGCCCACAATCCACGCCGTTTTTTAAGGCGTAATCTTTAAATTTTAAAATTTGATTTGGACTATTAAAAACGATGTGATTTGAAATTTTAACAATCTCTTTAAAATCCTCATCTTTAAAAGCAGGTGAATAAGTATGGATTTCTCCATTTTTTATAAACTCACCAGCAAATTTAGCCTCGTGTAATCCACTACAAGTCGCACCCCAAAGGTATTTATCCACATATGGCATAGCTAGACTAAAAGCAAAGCCTTTTAATGCACAAAGCACTTTTGCACCACTTTCATCACCTACAAATTTTAAAAGTTCTAAGTTTTTTATAAGTTTTGGAAGTTCGCAAACATAAGCTGGAGTTTTTATCATTTTTCAACCTTTTAAAAATTTTTTAATATTATATAGAAGTTTATTAACTTTTGATAAAATCTAGCAAAAATTTAAAAAGGAAATTAATAATGGTAAAAGTTGAGTTTTTAGGTCCTATTAAAAAGCCAGATTTAGAAGTAAAAGCTTCAAATTTAAGCGAATTAAAAGAGATTTTAAATCAAGATGAAAGCCTTAAAGAGTGGCTTGAAATTTGTGCTGTGGCGATAAATGATGAGATAGTTTGCGAGCTAGATACTATGCTTAAAAGTGGCGATAAAATCTCTATTTTACCGCCAGTTTGTGGTGGCTAAATAAATAAGGAAATTTATGCAAAATATTGAAATTTACAAAGGCGGGCTTGATACAGACGCACTTTATAAAAAGTGGTATGATGAGATAAAAACTCAAAATTTAGGAGCTTTTATAACTTTTAGTGGAGTTATAAGAGATGATGATGGCGTGGAAGCACTTAGCTTTGATATTTACGAAAAGCTTTTACAAAACTGGTTTAATGGGTGGCAAAAAAAAGTTAAAGATGAAAGAGTAGAAAATGAAAAAATTAGACTATTTTTTGCTCACTCTTTTGGCGATGTAAAAGTTGGTGAGAGTTCGTATTTTACAGCAATTGCATCAAAGCAAAGAAAAGTGGCTTTAAGGCTGATTGATGAATTTGTAGAAGACTTTAAAGCAAACGCTCCGATTTGGAAATATGATGTGAAAAATGGCACTAGAATTTATGCAAAAAATAGATCTTTTAAGTTAAAAGGTGCTGGACTTTTAAAGGGGTGAAAATGGAATTTATGGAGTATGAAAAAACGCTTGATATTTTAAAAAATAACCTTATTTCTTGGGATAGGGTTGAAAAAGTAGCTATAACAAACGCCTTAAATCGCTACTTAGCAGTTGATATAATCGCAAAAGAAAACTACCCAAAATCCCAAACTGCTTCAATGGATGGATATGCGATTAAATTTAATAGCAAGTGCAAGGAATATAAAATTCTAGGAAGCAATCCTGCTGGAGAGTTTAAATTTAAAAGTTTAAGTGATTTTGAGTGTATTAAAACCTTTACAGGCTCACTAATGCCACAAAATGCTGATACTTTGGTGCCTGTGGAAAATGTAAAAGTAACTAATGATAAAATAGAAATTTTAAAAAATGTTAATCAAGGTTTTGCCGTTAGAAAAATCGGCGAAAGCTATAAAAAAGGTGAAATCTTACTTAAAAAAGGCACAAAAATAAGCTACTCTGAAATCGCACTTTTAGCTGAAATTGGCGAGTTTCATATAAGTGTTTTTGTAAAACCAAAAGTATGCGTTATGGCTAGTGGAAGTGAGATAAAAGACCTTGGAGAACCACTAGAAAACGAAGCACAAATAAGAAGTTCAAACCATGTCGCAATTGCTTCGATGATGCAGTTGATGGGCTGTGAGGCGATAATTTTACCGATCGTAAAAGATGAAAAAGAGACGGTTAAAAAAGCTATTTTAAACTCGCTTAAATTTTGTGATATTTTAATAACAACAGGCGGCGTTAGCATGGGGGATTATGACTTTATAAAAGAGATTTTAGACTCAAAAACTATCATAAATGGGGCAGCCATAAAGCCAGGCAGACATATAAAAATAGCCAAATTTAATGAAAAATATATCTTTGCCTTGCCTGGGTTTCCATATTCAGCGATGGTGATGTGTGTTTTATATGTAAGAGTTTTGGTTGAAAGCTTTTTTTGTGCCACAAAAGATCACTTCATAAACGCTGTTTTAGAAAATGACTACACTAAAAAATCTCCATTTTTAGAATTTAGTGCTTGCTCTTTAAAAGTTGATGAAAACGGTATTGTAAGGGCAAATTTAGAGGGTAAAAAAAATGGCTCAAGTGCGATTGTAAATAACTTAAATAACGAAGCTGCACTTTTAGTAGTTCCAAAGGAGTTAAAAGGCTATAAAAAAGGCGATGTTGTTCAAATTTTAAAGATGATTTGATGAGATGTGCTGAGTTTTTTATTATTTTTTTGCTAGTCCCAGCCCTATTTGTTTTGGAAATTTTACCAAAAAGCTATATGTTTTTAACCCTTTGGGTTGGGTGTTTTTACGCACTTTATCACACCAAAAAAAATGGTATAAAAATTTTAAAAGGCTTTAAATTTGATGAGTTTAAATTCATCTTTAAAAGATTTTTAATCTTAGCTTTGTTTTTAGCTATTTTTACATGGATTTTTGAAAGAAATAGCTTTTTATCTCTCCCAAAGCAAAGGCTTGATATCTGGCTTTTAGTGATGATTTTATACCCTATATTTTCAGCGTTTTTTCAAGAGATTTTATTTAGGGCGTTTTTTACTTTAAGATATAAAGCTTTTTTTAAAAATCAAAATTTATTTATCTTTATAAATGCTTTGATTTTTGGTTTAGTTCATCTACTTTTTGGAAATTTTATAGCTGTTATTTTTAGCTTTTTTGGTGGAATTTTATTTATAAAAACCTATCTTAAATCAAACTCTACCCTACTTTCTAGCATAGAACACGCACTTTATGGAAATTTTATATTTACTATTGGGCTAGGGCATTATTTTTATCATGGATATTAAATTTTAAAAATTTAAATTTAATAAATTTTATTAAAAAGTTTAATGGCTTAAAACAACGATACATAGTCATTTAAAACTAAATTTATCACAAAAATATAAAGATTTTATTAATAATTCTCATTTACTTTTATCAGATTTTAAGCAACTATCTTATAAACTTCTGGGCTAATTTTATGTTGATAAGCAATATCATCATCAAATAAAAATTAAAATTAAAATTTAAAAGGATTAAAATGCAAAAAAATAGAGTTGTTTTATCACTAGCGGCTTCTTTTATGTTGTGTGCAAATGCATTGGCAGAAGATACGGTTAAACTTGATACGATAGAAGTTAGTAGCACTGTTGCAAACACTCAAACAGTTGATGCTTACAAAGTAAATACTAGAAATGCTGGGCTTTTAAAAGATGTTCTAAGAGATATACCAGGCGTTTATATGGGTGGAACAAACGGCTATAACCAAAAAATTTATATGCGCGGTATGAATGATAGAGCATTAAATATCACAATCGATGGTGCTAGACAAAAAGGAAATACATTCCACCATAATGCCGATTTATTAATAGATCCTGCTATTATAAAAGCAGTGGATGTTGGAGTTGGTGTTCATAGTGTAGTTGGAACAAGTGGAGCAATGGGTGGTAGTGTTGCTTTTAAAACTGTTGATGCAAGTGATTTACTAGAAGATGGTGAAATAGTAGGCGCTAGAATAAATATGGGCTTTGCATCAAATAACGATGAGTTCTCACAAGGACTAACTATTTATGGCTCTGATGAAGATAGAATATTTGATGCGTTAGGATATTTTAACCACAGGGGCTATGATTTTGGCAAAGATGGTGCAGGAAGAGCGATGGGCGGAGATGGAGATGATTATAACTACTTACTAAAACTTGGTGTAAAAACAGGTGATCATGGAAAATTAACAGGTAGTTATGAGCATATGGAGTATAAAGGAATTTATCCTATGAAAGCTGAATGGCCAGGTGGGGTAGACAGAAATGGTAAAAGAATTTTAAAAGATAGCAAATATACAAGAGATACTTTTGCATTAAACTATGACTATAATCCAAATAATTATATAGATCTTAATTTAAATGCTTATTACACAGATCATAACCTAGATATGACAAAAGAAGATCCATCAGGAATCAATACTGGTGTAAAAACTTGGGGAATAAAAGCCATTAATAAAACTAATTTTCAAACTGGAATTTTAGATCATACTTTAGTTTATGGAACAGAATATTATCAAACAAAAGCCTATAACGATTCAAAAAGTGCCACAAGTGGAAATAAATTTAAAACAAAAACAGCAAATGACTTTGGAATAAAAGATGATGAGGTAAAAAGCTTATCAATATTTTTAGAAGACCAAATAAGGCATGGTGGATTAACTTTTGTTCCTGGAATTAGATTTGACAAATATGAGCTTGATACATTGGGTGGCAAAGGCTCAACATATAATGCAAGCGGAAAAAAACTAAATGGAGATATAAAAGGTAGATCAAAATATAGCTGGAATGAATGGTCACCTGCACTTTTATTAGACTATCAAACACAATTTGGTTTAGGTGGATATATAAGCTATGCTAAACTTTTTAGAGGTCCAGATGTTTTTGAAGGAATTAGAATCAACAATGTAAATGCTACAGATACTAAATATAATGAAGATCTAAAACCTGAAACAGGCGATACTTACGAGATAGGACTAAGATATAGCACTGATTTAAGTGAGGTATCTAGCTTAAGTCTTTCAGCAAAATATTTTTACACAGAATATGAAAATTTAATAGGTGAGTTTTCAACTCCAAGCAATCCAAATGCTGTTAGAATGAACGCAGGAGATGCTAGAATTAATGGCATTGAATTAGCGGCTAAATTCTTGTATGAAAACCTAAGCCTATCAGCTAGTTACTCAACACAAGATACAAAGTACAAAAATGTTCCAACTGTTTTAAGTAGAGGTAAAAAAGCAAGTGGATATGGCTCAGGACTAGCCTATTCAGATATTGGAGATAAGATAACATTTAATGCAGAATACTTCATATCATCAATAGATACATTTGTAGGCTGGAATACAATAGCATTTACAAGTATAAATGAACAAAAATTTGAAGGTGAAAAAGGTAAAGTGCGCAAACCAGGATATGCAGTTCATGACATATATGCTACATGGGTTCCAAATAGTGGTAAATTTAAAGGGCTAGAAGTAAATTTTGGAATTTATAATATATTTGACAAAACATATGCTTCGCACTCTCAAAGAACACTTGATTTCTCATCAGCTGAAAAATCAAGTATCGATTTTGAAGAAGGTAGAAATGTCAAATTTAATGTAAGTTATAAATTTTAGTTAAAAGCCCCATAAATTCGGGGCTTTTTATATCTTAAATTTAACCAAAATATAAATTTTAGAACTCTTTTAGTATTTTAAAGGGCAAATCGCCCTTTAAATTTATATCATTCCTTTAACTCTCATATCTTCTAAACTCATGTCACTTATTAGATATGGAGCGATTTGAGCTATAGTTCTAGCACCACTTTCACCATTTTTTGATAAGCGATAAGCAGCCCTTGCGTAGGCTATCATCACGCTTGATGTAAACTCAGGATTTGAGTCTAAATTCAAGCTAAATTCATAAATTTGCTTACAATTTTTTCCTGTTATACCGCTTGTTATAACTACACCGCCATGTGGAAGGCCTGCGTGATCTCTTAAAAGCTCATCTTCACTTATAAAATTTACAGTTGTATCATAAGGCTCAAAGTAGTTTGGCATAGTTTTTATCTCATGTTCTACTCTTTTTCTCTCATCAGCTGTATCGTTTTCAAGTACGACAAAGCACTCTCTTGTGTGTTTTTCTTTTGTGCTAAATTCCTTTAAATCGCCACTTCTTACGGTATCAAGTGCGGTTTTTGAAGGTATAGTGTACTGCCTTGCATCTTTTACGCCTTTAATTCTTCTAATGGCATCACTATGTCCTTGACTTACGCCTTTGCCCCAAAATGTATAAGTTTTAGAATTTGGTAGTACTGCTGAACCGATTATTCTATTAAGAGAAAAAAGTCCTGGGTCCCAACCAACTGAGATTATTGCGATTTTACCGCCACTTTTTGCTGATGCATCAACTTCTTTGTAGTGATCGTTTATAAATGCGTGATTATCAAAGCTATCAACGATATTAAAATTCTTTACAATTGCAGGGCTTTGCTCTCTTAAGTCATTTGCACTTCCGCCACAAAGGATTAAAACATCGATTTTACCTTTGAAATTTTCTAGTTCGCTCATCTTAAAGCTTGCTACTCCTGAGTCGGTTT
The sequence above is a segment of the Campylobacter corcagiensis genome. Coding sequences within it:
- a CDS encoding diaminopimelate dehydrogenase — its product is MIKVGIVGYGNLGRGVEKNIKNFKDFELVGVFSRRDGVKTDSGVASFKMSELENFKGKIDVLILCGGSANDLREQSPAIVKNFNIVDSFDNHAFINDHYKEVDASAKSGGKIAIISVGWDPGLFSLNRIIGSAVLPNSKTYTFWGKGVSQGHSDAIRRIKGVKDARQYTIPSKTALDTVRSGDLKEFSTKEKHTRECFVVLENDTADERKRVEHEIKTMPNYFEPYDTTVNFISEDELLRDHAGLPHGGVVITSGITGKNCKQIYEFSLNLDSNPEFTSSVMIAYARAAYRLSKNGESGARTIAQIAPYLISDMSLEDMRVKGMI
- a CDS encoding SMP-30/gluconolactonase/LRE family protein, yielding MKKILLMTTLFVNLVFAAFIDESLIKNEIFSKDAKLEVVATDLGFSEGPLYLENERIWIFSDLINDKIYTLDENNTLGVFLDPAGVTNGMTKYENRGILQARHSRNLTLLDENKNEKILATNYNGKKLNSPNDVIISKNGDIYFTDPSFGISQNGLVNEKSELGFNGVYKLSGDKLTLLTSKIKIPNGISLNQDETKLYIADTFSGKIYSINLENLELKEFIDQNKFIKQKENADGFADGMAVDESGNIFTTTSLGVSVFSKDAKLLGFIHLDETPTNISFGKGEVLITARSRVYKITL
- a CDS encoding TonB-dependent receptor domain-containing protein gives rise to the protein MQKNRVVLSLAASFMLCANALAEDTVKLDTIEVSSTVANTQTVDAYKVNTRNAGLLKDVLRDIPGVYMGGTNGYNQKIYMRGMNDRALNITIDGARQKGNTFHHNADLLIDPAIIKAVDVGVGVHSVVGTSGAMGGSVAFKTVDASDLLEDGEIVGARINMGFASNNDEFSQGLTIYGSDEDRIFDALGYFNHRGYDFGKDGAGRAMGGDGDDYNYLLKLGVKTGDHGKLTGSYEHMEYKGIYPMKAEWPGGVDRNGKRILKDSKYTRDTFALNYDYNPNNYIDLNLNAYYTDHNLDMTKEDPSGINTGVKTWGIKAINKTNFQTGILDHTLVYGTEYYQTKAYNDSKSATSGNKFKTKTANDFGIKDDEVKSLSIFLEDQIRHGGLTFVPGIRFDKYELDTLGGKGSTYNASGKKLNGDIKGRSKYSWNEWSPALLLDYQTQFGLGGYISYAKLFRGPDVFEGIRINNVNATDTKYNEDLKPETGDTYEIGLRYSTDLSEVSSLSLSAKYFYTEYENLIGEFSTPSNPNAVRMNAGDARINGIELAAKFLYENLSLSASYSTQDTKYKNVPTVLSRGKKASGYGSGLAYSDIGDKITFNAEYFISSIDTFVGWNTIAFTSINEQKFEGEKGKVRKPGYAVHDIYATWVPNSGKFKGLEVNFGIYNIFDKTYASHSQRTLDFSSAEKSSIDFEEGRNVKFNVSYKF
- a CDS encoding MoaD/ThiS family protein, which gives rise to MVKVEFLGPIKKPDLEVKASNLSELKEILNQDESLKEWLEICAVAINDEIVCELDTMLKSGDKISILPPVCGG
- a CDS encoding TorD/DmsD family molecular chaperone, translated to MIDKQSVVDARRVYYSLLSRLFVFSWDDDRFSGVQQMLDLMAANPMDENSQKALENLQLAFDSRNLESVASEYDRIFHAPPDPIRTSVSFYEEGYESSSPCLEIKNMLLKTKFRRDEKRYKDTEDNFGFLFSLMSNFIELGKNDENYRDLSDEIFVRFLNPYIDEFVEKLYTHPKAEIYRNVASLMASFFAFERIYYDGIESQNVKSIKVKDGLSRAEMARRESNKKRRENDKRRKKELS
- a CDS encoding molybdopterin synthase catalytic subunit; translated protein: MQNIEIYKGGLDTDALYKKWYDEIKTQNLGAFITFSGVIRDDDGVEALSFDIYEKLLQNWFNGWQKKVKDERVENEKIRLFFAHSFGDVKVGESSYFTAIASKQRKVALRLIDEFVEDFKANAPIWKYDVKNGTRIYAKNRSFKLKGAGLLKG
- a CDS encoding twin-arginine translocation signal domain-containing protein, producing MIKEERRSFLKKALTGVAGVAVVSANAVTPEDIKNSSGKKPETLYQKTPEWELYYKKSK
- the nspC gene encoding carboxynorspermidine decarboxylase, with product MIKTPAYVCELPKLIKNLELLKFVGDESGAKVLCALKGFAFSLAMPYVDKYLWGATCSGLHEAKFAGEFIKNGEIHTYSPAFKDEDFKEIVKISNHIVFNSPNQILKFKDYALKNGVDCGLRINPQSSFSPKDIYNPCAKFSRLGTTKANLLKALNSDKTLLDGINGLHFHALCEESSKSLEKVLDKFRSDFKEFIPKMKWINFGGGHHITKKGYDVNHLISLIKEFKSEFGVEVYLEPGEAVGWECGYLVASVLDIVENEKNIAILDISAEAHMPDTILMPYRPDVEGESENGKFEYRFGGNTCLAGDIVGLEAGGADYKFDKPLKVGDKVIFKDQIHYTIVKNTTFNGIKLPDLVLVDENGKVINKIELGYEEYRRRN
- a CDS encoding molybdopterin molybdotransferase MoeA, with translation MEFMEYEKTLDILKNNLISWDRVEKVAITNALNRYLAVDIIAKENYPKSQTASMDGYAIKFNSKCKEYKILGSNPAGEFKFKSLSDFECIKTFTGSLMPQNADTLVPVENVKVTNDKIEILKNVNQGFAVRKIGESYKKGEILLKKGTKISYSEIALLAEIGEFHISVFVKPKVCVMASGSEIKDLGEPLENEAQIRSSNHVAIASMMQLMGCEAIILPIVKDEKETVKKAILNSLKFCDILITTGGVSMGDYDFIKEILDSKTIINGAAIKPGRHIKIAKFNEKYIFALPGFPYSAMVMCVLYVRVLVESFFCATKDHFINAVLENDYTKKSPFLEFSACSLKVDENGIVRANLEGKKNGSSAIVNNLNNEAALLVVPKELKGYKKGDVVQILKMI
- a CDS encoding CPBP family intramembrane glutamic endopeptidase; the encoded protein is MEILPKSYMFLTLWVGCFYALYHTKKNGIKILKGFKFDEFKFIFKRFLILALFLAIFTWIFERNSFLSLPKQRLDIWLLVMILYPIFSAFFQEILFRAFFTLRYKAFFKNQNLFIFINALIFGLVHLLFGNFIAVIFSFFGGILFIKTYLKSNSTLLSSIEHALYGNFIFTIGLGHYFYHGY